A region of uncultured Desulfobacter sp. DNA encodes the following proteins:
- a CDS encoding methyl-accepting chemotaxis protein codes for MKIRTKMFLVFGCSVFFIVTILSIGLYLFIERNVKSGLDSELANTISAVKKSMGGLEDIAIKNYLRAITEKDKDVIANFYGQFEKGVISKETLRQKTSEIILSKKIGATGYVAGVSSKGILTIHPKAEGVNISKASFWPKVEVLLNNETKSGYLEYDWKNPNEDKARKKAGYISYFEPMDLILWASSYKAEFAQLIKSEDMHDAILAMKIGRDGYPYVFNYKGDMLVHPSLEGKNVYNVKTEDGQYIIQAMIREKKGKLEYDWKDADGKVRTKILLYDNIPDKELIVALGVYKAERYSLLYKIRNVLIVAFCVSMSIIIFLVLFFSNRLTKPIIRGVEFSKKMSQGDFTGKLEINQEDETGQLARALNLMTENIGTIFKQLQNSIENLLSSSNDLAGISQKMSHNSAHMTESSDSLSLAADEMNSNLATVSEASDSVMENINSVASATEQMSATINKIAKSSETARSISDKAVTFAKETSDLVDALGKTAFEINHVTETIEDISKQTNLLALNATIEAARAGEAGKGFSVVANEIKTLAGQTSEATEQIKNQIDKVQEATSETVAKIKEISSIIQNVNEIVSGIASDVDEQSVTTGDIAENMNHTSTRMHEVNENVSKNAGFSKQIGEQISGVHKVASEMEDISAAIGQKSETFRALAQEVQSMLSKFRL; via the coding sequence ATGAAAATCAGAACAAAAATGTTCCTTGTTTTCGGATGTTCCGTTTTTTTTATTGTCACCATCCTTTCCATTGGTCTCTATCTTTTTATTGAGCGCAACGTAAAATCAGGGTTGGACAGTGAACTTGCCAATACCATTTCTGCCGTTAAGAAGAGTATGGGGGGACTTGAGGATATCGCCATCAAAAATTATCTCAGGGCAATTACGGAAAAGGATAAAGATGTGATCGCCAATTTTTATGGACAATTCGAAAAGGGCGTAATTTCCAAAGAGACGCTGAGGCAAAAGACCTCCGAGATCATTTTAAGCAAAAAAATAGGAGCCACAGGCTATGTTGCGGGCGTTTCCAGTAAAGGTATCCTAACAATCCACCCCAAAGCCGAAGGCGTAAATATTTCTAAAGCATCGTTCTGGCCCAAGGTGGAGGTATTGCTTAACAACGAAACCAAGTCAGGATATCTCGAATATGACTGGAAAAATCCCAATGAAGACAAGGCAAGAAAAAAAGCCGGGTATATATCCTATTTTGAACCCATGGACCTTATCCTCTGGGCCTCTTCCTATAAAGCAGAATTTGCCCAGCTCATTAAATCCGAAGATATGCATGATGCCATTCTTGCCATGAAAATTGGTCGGGATGGATATCCGTATGTGTTCAATTATAAAGGGGATATGCTTGTTCATCCGTCTCTTGAGGGGAAAAATGTCTACAACGTTAAAACTGAAGACGGCCAGTACATTATTCAGGCCATGATCCGGGAAAAAAAAGGCAAGCTTGAATATGACTGGAAAGATGCAGACGGCAAGGTGCGTACAAAAATACTTTTATACGACAATATCCCTGATAAAGAATTGATTGTCGCGCTGGGCGTATATAAAGCGGAGCGGTATTCTTTATTGTACAAAATCAGAAACGTTCTCATCGTGGCTTTTTGTGTCAGCATGAGCATCATTATCTTTTTGGTGCTGTTTTTCAGCAACAGGCTGACAAAACCCATTATCAGAGGTGTTGAGTTTTCAAAAAAAATGTCCCAGGGGGATTTCACAGGGAAACTGGAAATCAACCAGGAAGATGAAACCGGTCAGTTGGCACGGGCATTGAATCTTATGACCGAAAATATCGGAACAATTTTCAAGCAACTCCAGAACAGTATTGAAAACCTGCTCTCTTCCTCCAACGATCTGGCTGGTATTTCCCAGAAAATGTCCCACAATTCGGCCCATATGACCGAAAGTTCCGATTCCCTGTCCCTGGCCGCAGATGAAATGAACAGCAATCTTGCCACGGTCTCCGAGGCCAGTGACAGCGTTATGGAAAATATCAATTCAGTGGCTTCGGCCACAGAGCAGATGTCTGCGACAATCAATAAGATCGCAAAAAGCTCTGAAACCGCACGGTCAATATCGGATAAGGCTGTTACCTTCGCGAAGGAGACGTCAGACCTTGTGGATGCCCTAGGAAAGACAGCTTTTGAAATCAATCATGTCACTGAAACCATAGAAGACATTTCGAAACAGACCAACCTTCTGGCCTTGAATGCAACAATTGAGGCGGCAAGGGCGGGCGAGGCCGGCAAAGGGTTTTCCGTCGTGGCCAATGAAATCAAAACCCTGGCCGGGCAGACGTCGGAAGCCACCGAGCAGATTAAAAATCAAATTGACAAAGTCCAGGAAGCTACGTCTGAAACTGTTGCAAAAATCAAAGAGATCTCCAGCATAATTCAGAATGTGAATGAAATCGTTTCCGGCATTGCCTCTGATGTGGATGAGCAGTCTGTAACCACAGGGGATATTGCAGAAAATATGAACCATACATCAACCAGGATGCATGAGGTCAATGAAAATGTGTCAAAAAATGCCGGATTTTCAAAACAGATCGGGGAACAGATTTCCGGGGTTCACAAAGTGGCTTCTGAGATGGAGGATATCAGTGCCGCAATTGGCCAGAAGTCAGAAACATTCAGGGCGCTTGCCCAGGAGGTCCAGTCAATGTTATCCAAATTTCGTTTGTGA
- a CDS encoding alpha/beta hydrolase: protein MEKKNASPYAALDQPQVLQFLFHPRRDDSGKEVSNTHYFIPVDQDIQIGAAFHMADPSFPNILFFHGNGEIVSDYDDFGPIFNRLGINFLVVDYRGYGRSSGSPTVSSMLLDSHTILNFVINTLKDRKFTGSLTVMGRSLGSASALELAATRQDSIDRLIIESGFAYAAPLLKTLGLDPDMIGFKETQGFGNADKIRKWNKPLLIIHALFDHIISFSQGEALYNLCPCADKKLLMIPGANHNDIFIKGFDMYLNSLKNFLMPQKF from the coding sequence ATGGAAAAAAAGAATGCCAGTCCCTACGCAGCCCTGGACCAGCCCCAGGTACTTCAGTTCCTGTTCCACCCAAGACGTGATGATTCGGGAAAGGAGGTCTCCAATACGCACTATTTTATTCCGGTTGACCAGGATATCCAAATAGGCGCAGCCTTTCATATGGCAGACCCTTCATTCCCCAACATCCTGTTCTTTCACGGAAATGGCGAGATCGTATCCGATTATGATGATTTTGGCCCCATTTTCAACCGCCTGGGCATCAATTTCCTGGTGGTGGACTACCGGGGATACGGCAGATCCTCAGGTTCGCCCACAGTATCTTCAATGCTCCTGGATAGCCACACAATACTTAATTTTGTCATCAACACGCTTAAAGATCGCAAATTCACAGGGTCTCTCACAGTGATGGGCCGTTCCCTTGGCAGCGCATCGGCCCTGGAACTTGCCGCCACCCGCCAGGACAGCATTGACAGACTGATCATCGAAAGCGGATTTGCCTATGCAGCCCCGCTTCTGAAAACCCTTGGGCTTGATCCTGACATGATCGGTTTTAAGGAGACCCAAGGTTTTGGCAATGCCGACAAAATCAGAAAATGGAATAAGCCCCTATTAATAATCCATGCCCTGTTTGACCATATTATCAGCTTTTCCCAGGGCGAAGCTCTTTACAATCTTTGCCCCTGTGCCGACAAAAAACTCTTGATGATCCCCGGAGCCAATCATAACGATATTTTTATCAAGGGGTTTGATATGTATCTGAACAGCCTGAAAAATTTTCTGATGCCCCAAAAATTTTAA
- a CDS encoding ATP-binding protein, which yields MSRKKSPDLAQVFQRPVFLCMFLPFIVLGLTAIGTVGFWGKQTIEKEHLQRARAMARVATHFLDQASRSLDTVARVAETAPSENQAVMQGAWEACGYFDRIYHLDSGGKIRLQVPSDPSYLGLDLFSLPYFKQEKENSLAVSRPFISVHTGNPTVYLTRRLSQGRLVIGALNLGALQDEIMAENNANAWEHSVVFLLDPSGIVLAHPSFDLVRQQSNQGDMEIFRRRRGRDLSLVYEYNGKMVLGSAARVESTGWVAVVQSPLFTALSPFIWTPALILAASFGIWIVLVWNFRKQVNHRFIKPLAQLNRDVDALANSDFDRGKVLADIPGATPELTALWENLQRMADALEVRRTALQESEKGFRSLFERLPVSLFRSTPAGHFLTVNPALVRMMGFPDWETLINTNLVNIYPNPEQREQWRSIAERDGIVRDYEVQMRRFDGTDICIWLTCRAIRDSEGQVLFYEGILEDVTERKKLEEQVRHSRKMEAVGQLAGGVAHDFNNMLSVIMGYAELILLEIDDDDPLRDRIEDIHEAGIRSMELTRQLLAFARKQTINPEILDLNSTLQGMLKLLQRLIGEDIDLLWMPGADLWPVKMDPSQVDQILANLCLNARDAIDGPGKITIETQNIEFDAAYCAEHSGFSPGRYVMLAVSDNGCGMDMSTLDKIFEPFYTTKELGKGTGMGLATVYGIVKQNTGFINVYSETGHGSTFKIYLRRDAAEGEEIKETRPVGSFLTGDATILLVEDEPAALKMTKAMLEKFGYTVLAASSPAEAMRIAEENSDRITLLITDVVMPGMTGRDLAENLILLYPWLKCMFMSGYTSNVIAHQGVLDEGVNFIQKPFSSRELATRISQALNC from the coding sequence ATGAGCCGAAAAAAATCCCCTGATCTGGCCCAGGTGTTTCAGCGCCCGGTGTTTTTATGTATGTTTCTGCCGTTTATCGTCTTGGGCCTGACGGCCATCGGCACAGTGGGGTTCTGGGGTAAGCAAACCATTGAAAAGGAACACCTTCAACGGGCACGCGCCATGGCCCGGGTGGCGACACATTTTCTGGATCAGGCATCCAGATCCCTTGATACCGTGGCCCGGGTGGCCGAGACCGCGCCGTCGGAAAATCAGGCCGTCATGCAGGGGGCCTGGGAAGCCTGCGGTTATTTTGATAGGATTTACCATTTGGATTCAGGCGGCAAGATCCGGTTACAGGTGCCTTCCGATCCGTCCTATCTGGGTCTGGATTTATTCTCTTTGCCGTATTTTAAACAAGAAAAAGAGAACAGTTTGGCGGTTTCACGTCCTTTCATATCTGTTCATACCGGTAATCCCACGGTTTATTTGACCAGACGGCTTTCCCAGGGACGGCTGGTGATTGGGGCATTGAACCTTGGGGCTCTCCAGGATGAAATTATGGCCGAAAACAATGCCAATGCATGGGAGCACAGTGTGGTCTTTTTGCTGGACCCGTCGGGAATCGTGCTGGCTCATCCCTCTTTTGATCTGGTCCGGCAGCAGTCTAACCAGGGGGATATGGAAATTTTTCGCCGGAGACGCGGCCGTGACCTTTCCCTGGTGTACGAATATAACGGGAAAATGGTTCTGGGAAGTGCCGCCCGGGTTGAGAGCACCGGTTGGGTTGCTGTGGTGCAAAGTCCGCTGTTCACCGCCTTAAGTCCTTTTATCTGGACACCGGCATTGATATTGGCGGCATCCTTTGGCATATGGATAGTACTGGTATGGAATTTTCGCAAGCAGGTCAACCACCGTTTTATTAAGCCATTGGCGCAACTCAACCGTGATGTCGATGCACTGGCCAATTCGGATTTTGACCGGGGCAAAGTGCTGGCTGATATTCCTGGCGCTACTCCCGAATTAACGGCATTGTGGGAGAACCTTCAGCGGATGGCTGATGCCCTTGAAGTGCGACGGACTGCATTGCAGGAGAGTGAGAAAGGGTTTCGCAGCCTGTTTGAACGACTTCCCGTGTCTCTTTTTCGAAGTACACCGGCAGGGCATTTTCTTACCGTCAACCCGGCCCTTGTTCGAATGATGGGGTTTCCGGATTGGGAAACTTTGATAAACACCAATCTGGTAAATATCTATCCGAATCCTGAGCAGCGTGAACAATGGCGCTCAATAGCTGAGCGTGACGGGATCGTGCGGGATTATGAAGTTCAGATGAGACGGTTCGATGGCACCGACATCTGTATATGGTTGACATGCAGGGCGATCCGGGACAGTGAAGGCCAGGTGTTGTTTTATGAAGGTATCCTGGAGGATGTCACGGAACGTAAAAAACTTGAAGAGCAGGTCCGCCACAGCCGGAAAATGGAAGCCGTGGGACAACTGGCCGGAGGCGTGGCCCATGATTTCAACAATATGCTGAGTGTAATCATGGGTTATGCGGAGCTGATACTTTTAGAAATTGACGATGATGATCCCCTGCGTGACAGAATTGAAGACATCCATGAGGCGGGGATTCGTTCCATGGAACTAACACGGCAGTTGCTGGCCTTTGCCAGAAAGCAGACAATCAATCCGGAAATTCTTGACCTGAACAGCACACTGCAGGGTATGCTCAAGCTGCTCCAGCGGCTTATCGGCGAAGATATCGACCTGCTCTGGATGCCGGGAGCGGATTTATGGCCGGTGAAAATGGATCCTTCCCAGGTTGATCAGATTCTGGCCAATCTGTGTTTGAATGCCAGGGACGCCATTGATGGGCCGGGCAAGATCACCATTGAAACCCAGAACATTGAATTTGATGCGGCTTACTGTGCCGAACACAGTGGTTTTTCCCCGGGCCGGTATGTCATGCTCGCGGTCAGTGACAACGGCTGTGGCATGGATATGTCAACCCTGGATAAAATTTTTGAGCCGTTTTATACAACCAAAGAGCTGGGTAAGGGCACCGGAATGGGGTTGGCCACGGTTTACGGCATTGTCAAGCAGAATACCGGCTTTATCAATGTATACAGTGAGACGGGACATGGCTCCACCTTCAAGATTTACCTTCGCAGAGATGCTGCCGAAGGTGAAGAGATCAAAGAAACACGCCCTGTGGGCTCTTTTCTTACGGGAGATGCCACCATTCTTCTGGTGGAAGACGAACCGGCTGCTCTGAAAATGACAAAAGCAATGCTGGAAAAATTCGGATATACCGTCCTTGCTGCCTCGTCCCCGGCTGAAGCCATGCGTATTGCAGAAGAAAATTCGGACAGAATTACCCTGCTCATCACCGATGTGGTCATGCCCGGGATGACCGGCCGCGACCTTGCCGAGAACCTGATTTTGCTTTACCCGTGGCTCAAGTGTATGTTCATGTCCGGCTATACAAGCAATGTCATCGCCCACCAGGGCGTACTGGACGAAGGCGTCAATTTCATTCAAAAACCCTTTTCCTCCCGGGAGCTGGCAACACGGATAAGCCAAGCACTGAACTGTTAA
- a CDS encoding two-component regulator propeller domain-containing protein encodes MGPANIRLALMACICLLAATSMPAWAGFSVQHPFHTGAYNNCLIQDRDGFIWVGCTSGIVRYDGYTTKFIKAGDGLLSSSLAPCIFEDSQGLLWIGTLAGLDRFDKKTNTFTCYKNDPADPCSISSNQFNWAPRTIAQDREGGMWFGTRAGVNRLDKATGKFTRLCHIPGDANSLSHDSVWTVVAGKDGVIWIGTEAGLDAFSPETNKVTRYSHDPDSPSSLGSGRVYAVLEDEWPFVWAGTSLGGLSRLNRKTGRFLRFEHIAGNAGSLSHNPVYTITKDRNGLLWLGRPYDVAAGLECFDPKTEKFTVYKHVKDDAQSISGNIIMGCFQDRAGILWIIENTGAIDKWDPHRKPFDQYRHRSGDKRGPSSNIITTIAESHDGSLWMGTQLGGLNRLDRKTGMFRAFRKADLKDAGITNDYVFSVLEDNDNNLWISMNNGVVGLFDPDSGRFEKQFVNPYTDGVARSMIQDRLNPDILWFGTEADGMFKLNKQSGKFTRFSHDPKDENSLACNVVIRLFQEPDGSLWVPTLGGGLDRFDTACETFVHYRKDKDNPRAISGDMVTDCHMDGEGRLWIATSDGGLNRLDPKTGKFSLYGTGEGFETRTIRAILEDDMGNLWLSSDSGLIRFSLSSERVTGRFTDQDGLLGNNFNLFASSAAKTRDGKLWFASFDGVISFFPDQIKNNPYIPPVVLTTFNIPGRGLPTRACPEAIDTINLDWRNNSFEFEFATLNFTQPRKNKYAYFLEGFDSEWNQSGTRRYGSYTNLPGGRYLLRLIGANNDGVWNEKGSRITIHVASPPWKTPWAYCLYSFMGMAVWLWGWKQTSRNISKRLAAKEAELEKEKQINDQLKNIDKIKSELLEKKAHVENRLRNNKARLENMVKVRTAELKAEKERVEDASRAKSEFLANMSHEIRTPLNLILGYSEMIEKQSLDDSTLGYISTIRSAGATLLTLLNDILDLSKAESGKFTVEYAPFNLDRLFEEIRQIFFITAKNKGLAFHIEKSMTLPAVIVLDKTRLRQVLMNIVGNAVKFTKEGYIRLRADFHEYDRGDLFSELLFSVEDTGIGIAPDQKELIFERFSQQKGQDFNTYGGTGIGLSISKKLITAMGGTISIESIPGRGSKFSVSIPNVTTLDFPGLPPSDPPGTDSAPEPESVLPDQEISPEIFAGLPVLLKRLENELKPRWEYIQGALVIPRIESFSKDAIALGVQYRYDPLKLWAKKLQNLAREFDMAHLPDTLAGFPGIINELEILVNNAR; translated from the coding sequence ATGGGACCCGCAAATATCCGGCTGGCACTGATGGCTTGTATCTGTCTCCTGGCGGCGACAAGTATGCCTGCATGGGCCGGGTTTTCTGTCCAGCACCCCTTCCATACCGGTGCCTATAACAACTGCCTTATCCAGGACAGGGACGGGTTTATCTGGGTGGGCTGCACCAGCGGCATTGTCCGTTATGACGGTTACACCACAAAATTCATAAAGGCCGGAGACGGCCTGCTCTCTTCGTCCCTTGCCCCCTGTATTTTCGAAGACAGCCAGGGCCTTTTGTGGATCGGCACCCTGGCAGGCCTGGACCGGTTCGATAAAAAGACCAACACTTTTACCTGTTATAAAAACGATCCCGCAGATCCCTGCAGCATCAGCAGCAACCAGTTCAACTGGGCGCCCCGGACCATTGCCCAGGACAGGGAGGGGGGCATGTGGTTCGGCACCCGGGCCGGGGTCAACCGCTTGGACAAGGCAACCGGGAAATTCACCCGGCTTTGCCATATACCGGGGGATGCCAACAGCCTCAGCCACGATTCTGTCTGGACCGTGGTCGCAGGCAAAGACGGGGTGATCTGGATCGGCACCGAGGCCGGGCTGGATGCTTTTTCTCCTGAGACAAACAAAGTGACCCGGTACAGCCACGATCCTGACTCCCCTTCCAGCCTTGGCAGTGGCCGGGTATATGCGGTGCTGGAAGATGAATGGCCTTTTGTATGGGCGGGCACAAGCCTTGGGGGCCTGAGCCGTCTGAACCGGAAGACCGGCCGGTTTCTGCGGTTTGAACATATTGCCGGCAACGCCGGCAGCCTGAGCCACAATCCGGTTTACACCATCACCAAAGACCGCAACGGCCTGCTCTGGCTCGGGCGTCCCTATGACGTGGCCGCAGGCCTTGAATGCTTTGACCCGAAAACTGAAAAATTCACAGTGTACAAACACGTTAAAGACGATGCCCAGAGCATTTCCGGCAATATCATCATGGGATGCTTCCAGGACCGGGCAGGCATCTTGTGGATTATTGAAAATACAGGTGCCATAGACAAGTGGGACCCCCACCGCAAGCCATTTGACCAGTACCGTCACAGGAGCGGGGACAAAAGAGGCCCGAGTTCAAACATCATCACCACCATTGCCGAATCCCATGACGGCAGCCTCTGGATGGGGACCCAGCTTGGGGGGCTGAACCGGCTTGACCGGAAAACAGGGATGTTCAGAGCCTTTCGGAAAGCCGACTTGAAAGATGCCGGCATTACCAATGATTATGTTTTCTCCGTGTTGGAAGATAATGACAACAACCTGTGGATTTCAATGAACAACGGGGTGGTGGGACTGTTTGACCCGGATTCCGGCAGGTTTGAAAAACAGTTTGTCAACCCCTATACCGACGGGGTGGCACGGAGCATGATCCAGGACCGGCTGAACCCGGACATCCTCTGGTTCGGCACAGAGGCGGACGGGATGTTCAAGCTGAACAAACAGAGCGGAAAATTCACCCGGTTCTCCCATGATCCGAAAGATGAAAACAGCCTTGCCTGCAATGTGGTCATACGCCTGTTCCAGGAACCGGACGGCTCGCTGTGGGTGCCGACCCTGGGCGGCGGCCTGGACCGGTTTGACACTGCCTGCGAAACCTTTGTCCACTATCGCAAGGATAAGGATAATCCCCGGGCCATCAGCGGCGACATGGTGACGGACTGCCACATGGACGGCGAGGGCCGGCTCTGGATCGCCACGAGTGACGGCGGGTTGAACCGCCTTGACCCCAAGACAGGCAAATTCAGCCTCTACGGGACCGGGGAGGGGTTTGAGACCCGGACCATCCGGGCCATTTTGGAAGATGATATGGGAAACCTGTGGCTGAGCAGTGATTCCGGCCTGATCCGGTTCAGCCTCTCCTCGGAACGGGTCACCGGCCGGTTTACAGATCAGGACGGACTTTTGGGAAATAATTTCAACCTGTTCGCTTCCAGTGCCGCCAAAACCCGGGACGGAAAACTCTGGTTTGCAAGTTTTGACGGTGTTATCAGCTTCTTTCCCGATCAGATCAAAAACAATCCCTATATTCCCCCGGTTGTCCTGACTACTTTTAACATACCCGGAAGGGGGCTTCCCACCCGGGCCTGCCCGGAAGCCATTGATACTATTAACCTGGACTGGCGGAACAACTCCTTTGAATTCGAGTTCGCAACCCTGAACTTTACCCAACCCCGGAAAAATAAGTATGCCTATTTTCTGGAAGGTTTTGACAGCGAATGGAATCAGAGCGGCACCAGGCGTTACGGCAGCTATACCAATCTGCCCGGTGGAAGATATCTGTTGCGATTGATCGGGGCGAACAATGACGGGGTGTGGAACGAAAAGGGTTCCCGGATTACAATCCATGTGGCGTCTCCGCCCTGGAAAACCCCGTGGGCATACTGCCTGTACAGTTTCATGGGGATGGCTGTCTGGCTGTGGGGATGGAAACAAACGTCAAGAAATATAAGTAAAAGGCTGGCGGCTAAGGAAGCGGAACTGGAAAAAGAAAAACAGATCAATGACCAGCTCAAAAACATTGACAAGATAAAATCCGAATTGCTTGAGAAAAAAGCCCATGTTGAAAACAGGCTTAGAAACAATAAGGCAAGACTGGAAAACATGGTCAAGGTGCGCACGGCGGAACTCAAGGCAGAAAAAGAAAGAGTAGAAGACGCAAGCCGGGCAAAAAGCGAATTTTTAGCCAACATGAGTCATGAAATCAGAACACCTTTGAATCTTATTCTCGGGTACTCGGAGATGATTGAAAAACAGAGTCTGGATGATTCAACACTTGGATATATATCCACCATCCGCTCCGCAGGCGCCACCCTTTTAACCCTGCTTAACGATATCCTGGATCTGTCCAAGGCGGAGTCTGGCAAGTTTACCGTGGAATACGCCCCCTTCAATCTTGATCGCCTGTTTGAAGAGATCCGGCAGATTTTCTTCATAACCGCCAAGAACAAGGGGCTGGCTTTTCATATAGAAAAAAGCATGACTCTGCCCGCCGTTATTGTTTTGGACAAGACACGGCTGCGCCAGGTGCTTATGAACATCGTGGGTAATGCCGTAAAGTTTACAAAGGAAGGGTATATCAGACTCAGAGCAGATTTTCATGAGTATGACCGGGGAGATCTGTTTTCTGAATTGTTATTCTCCGTCGAGGATACCGGTATCGGTATTGCCCCGGACCAGAAAGAGCTGATCTTCGAGCGGTTCAGTCAGCAAAAGGGCCAGGATTTCAATACGTATGGGGGCACCGGCATCGGACTTTCCATCTCAAAAAAATTGATTACGGCCATGGGGGGGACCATCTCAATAGAAAGCATTCCCGGCCGGGGCAGTAAGTTTTCGGTATCCATTCCCAATGTTACTACCCTTGATTTCCCGGGCCTTCCGCCATCCGATCCGCCCGGGACCGACTCTGCGCCTGAACCCGAGTCGGTGCTGCCGGATCAGGAGATTTCCCCTGAAATCTTTGCAGGGCTGCCCGTTTTGCTGAAGCGCCTGGAAAATGAATTGAAGCCCAGATGGGAATATATACAAGGAGCCCTGGTCATCCCAAGAATCGAATCGTTTTCAAAGGATGCGATTGCCCTGGGTGTCCAATACCGGTATGACCCGTTAAAGCTGTGGGCCAAAAAATTGCAGAACCTTGCCCGGGAATTCGACATGGCCCATCTGCCTGACACCCTGGCAGGATTTCCGGGTATAATCAACGAACTTGAGATCCTGGTTAACAACGCCCGATAA
- a CDS encoding DUF917 family protein: MSESLKSPIVTYSQDDLYDFIEGATFLATGGGGPKDVARDFLKNSGVTSVNAISSPNVPDGMSIAFTAEIFAPSAIEVKRDYMATLKSYEGLVSKEPGLLTGVLPGEVGAINGIVPAIIAGLTDSFLIADTQADRSLPELDMGLFQNMVPYYYLNMLDDGGGVVCQKSYPASDVDAMLVEKDVADAMDAHPELKGVGGFATYPMTGKDLKGYYSQGLLRPYTFDFARRIGVCMKEAGFESLIFTTVKEWLGSGYTPYRMFKGYLVNARQVAEKQDYGVADFISSDPLSSMGARVYYSNENMIAYHTLWVLVRTVPTPIEISPMAIGPDAICYLLTSARYGQGYAFTNEAFTQDYGDPDFFRTNEIELMGFPEPTLRRADLTANFEREIKATMSAFGETYQGPYIPIEQLQEGQITVDIPKSRGLKSESSCLTLSGPHPEAVIRYTVDNSEPDMDSPVYKAPLPLADLAGRILKARPFHVNGLPGMTTRIEFPSNIQGE; the protein is encoded by the coding sequence ATGTCTGAATCCTTAAAAAGTCCTATTGTTACCTATTCCCAAGACGACCTGTATGATTTCATCGAAGGCGCCACCTTCCTTGCCACGGGGGGCGGCGGCCCAAAGGACGTGGCCCGGGATTTTCTTAAAAACAGCGGGGTGACGTCAGTGAATGCCATATCCAGCCCCAATGTCCCTGACGGAATGTCCATTGCCTTTACCGCTGAGATCTTTGCGCCCTCTGCCATTGAAGTTAAAAGGGATTACATGGCTACTCTGAAATCCTATGAAGGCCTTGTTTCCAAAGAACCGGGGCTGCTTACCGGTGTGTTGCCAGGGGAAGTCGGGGCCATAAACGGGATTGTCCCGGCCATCATTGCCGGCCTGACAGACTCCTTCCTTATTGCAGACACCCAGGCTGACCGTTCACTCCCGGAACTGGATATGGGATTATTCCAGAATATGGTGCCTTATTATTATTTGAACATGCTGGATGACGGCGGCGGGGTTGTCTGCCAGAAAAGCTATCCCGCTTCAGATGTGGATGCCATGCTGGTGGAAAAGGACGTGGCCGATGCCATGGACGCCCATCCGGAACTGAAAGGGGTGGGCGGTTTTGCTACCTACCCCATGACGGGCAAGGATTTGAAAGGATATTACAGCCAGGGCCTTCTCAGGCCCTATACCTTTGATTTTGCAAGGCGGATAGGTGTCTGTATGAAAGAGGCCGGGTTCGAATCCCTGATATTCACAACCGTAAAGGAATGGCTTGGCAGCGGATATACACCTTACCGCATGTTCAAGGGCTACCTGGTCAATGCAAGGCAGGTTGCGGAAAAACAGGATTACGGCGTGGCCGATTTCATCTCCTCGGATCCTTTGAGCAGCATGGGCGCAAGGGTATATTATTCCAACGAAAACATGATCGCCTATCATACCCTCTGGGTTCTGGTCAGGACCGTTCCCACCCCCATTGAGATCAGCCCCATGGCCATCGGGCCGGACGCCATCTGCTACCTGCTTACATCCGCCAGGTACGGCCAGGGGTATGCATTTACCAACGAGGCGTTTACACAGGACTACGGGGACCCGGATTTTTTCAGAACCAACGAGATCGAACTTATGGGGTTTCCCGAACCCACCCTGCGCAGGGCAGACCTGACCGCCAACTTCGAGCGGGAAATCAAAGCAACAATGAGTGCTTTCGGGGAAACTTACCAGGGCCCCTATATCCCCATAGAACAATTACAGGAGGGACAGATTACGGTTGATATCCCCAAATCCCGGGGCCTGAAAAGCGAATCTTCCTGCCTGACCCTGTCAGGGCCGCACCCGGAGGCCGTGATCCGGTATACCGTTGACAACAGCGAGCCGGACATGGATTCACCTGTATATAAGGCGCCCCTCCCCCTCGCGGACCTGGCCGGCCGGATTTTAAAGGCCAGGCCCTTTCACGTGAACGGGCTGCCGGGAATGACAACACGCATTGAGTTTCCCTCAAATATCCAGGGGGAATAG